In one window of Candidatus Thorarchaeota archaeon DNA:
- a CDS encoding MarR family transcriptional regulator, whose amino-acid sequence MGISLPRSALIVLDNLASQGPACPKEIADRLDIAPRTVSFALRKLRKKELCKRVPNFHDMRKPKYLANKEKVEDLQAKIDKWRAQLNVQFKVL is encoded by the coding sequence ATGGGTATCAGCCTACCAAGAAGTGCCCTGATTGTACTAGACAACCTGGCAAGCCAAGGTCCTGCATGTCCGAAAGAGATCGCAGACAGACTCGACATAGCCCCTAGAACGGTTAGCTTCGCACTTCGGAAGCTCAGAAAAAAGGAGCTATGTAAGAGAGTGCCTAACTTCCACGATATGCGGAAACCGAAGTATCTCGCCAACAAGGAGAAGGTCGAGGATCTTCAGGCAAAAATCGACAAATGGCGTGCCCAGCTGAATGTGCAGTTCAAGGTACTCTAA